In the Sediminibacter sp. Hel_I_10 genome, one interval contains:
- a CDS encoding FtsX-like permease family protein, with the protein MIKNYLKIALRNILKNKVFSLINIIGLTIGLSAAFVIGLMIYYDATFDKFHKDGDRIYRVVTDLKSPDDVWKIPGVTLALEDAIKDNSNFETVAGFYIERPAIVENREQELEFKWPNFVVFADGNYFDIFKYKFLAGEETNVLSEPNTVILTKARASEYFPKIPSSEIIGRTLVYNDSLNVTVTGIVEDYKERTDIIFQEFISSPTILQTRLRQNFLNKNWDNTNSNAQLFVKVANNANLTAIQSRFDGLSKEHRSEESIKYGDEQIFQLQPLADIHFNEDYGIYDWSKGQASKSLLTYLALIALFLLVLGCINFINLNTAQATQRAKEIGIRKTLGSSRKQLIGQFMGETFLLVLIASLLSLGLSKWLITIFSDFVPDGLEFELFKSPLIIFGIVLLLVLVTFLSGFYPALVLSRFNTVSVLKNHLAIGENKTKLRKFLTVFQFTVAQVFIIATLLVGKQINYLLNKDMGFKTEEVVSVFQPRSEQELSKKERYAEALSTIPEIENISIGGVPPASMNTNTSMANYRDGKKEINAELQFIFGDRRYLDVFELKLLAGRNYRNDTIKEMVINDTYRKVLGFKTPEVAIDKTVEIDEEQVTIVGVMADFHQRSLKSDIKPMALRGDWYRPDWSQFQAVHIAFKNTSSENLSSTLSKIEEAYKTVYSETDDYRIEFLDETVARFYNREQKVSKLLNWATGLSILISCLGLLGLVIYTTNRRVKEIGVRKVLGASLLQINALLCKEFLILVAVAFIVATPIAWYGIHNWLQDFAYKTSISVWIFLAGGIAMIGFALLVISAKTLQAANANPVDSLRSE; encoded by the coding sequence ATGATTAAAAACTATCTAAAAATCGCTTTGCGAAATATCTTAAAAAACAAGGTGTTCTCGCTAATCAACATCATCGGTCTTACCATTGGTTTAAGTGCAGCTTTTGTGATTGGACTGATGATTTATTATGATGCCACGTTTGATAAGTTTCATAAAGATGGCGATAGGATTTATCGTGTGGTGACTGATTTAAAGAGTCCTGACGATGTGTGGAAAATCCCAGGAGTAACATTGGCTTTGGAAGATGCTATTAAAGATAATTCAAATTTTGAAACCGTTGCCGGGTTTTACATTGAGCGCCCAGCGATAGTGGAGAACAGAGAACAGGAATTAGAGTTCAAATGGCCTAATTTTGTGGTGTTTGCCGATGGAAATTATTTCGATATTTTCAAATACAAATTCTTGGCTGGAGAGGAAACGAATGTGCTTTCAGAGCCAAATACTGTTATTTTGACCAAAGCGCGAGCTTCAGAATACTTTCCGAAGATACCCTCATCAGAAATTATTGGCAGAACCTTGGTTTATAATGATTCCTTAAATGTTACCGTCACTGGAATTGTTGAAGATTATAAAGAGCGAACCGATATTATTTTTCAAGAATTTATCTCAAGCCCTACGATTTTACAGACCAGACTTCGACAAAATTTTCTAAATAAAAACTGGGATAATACTAACTCTAATGCACAGCTTTTTGTAAAAGTCGCCAATAATGCCAATTTAACGGCTATTCAATCTCGTTTTGATGGGTTGTCAAAAGAGCACCGAAGTGAAGAGTCAATAAAATATGGTGATGAGCAGATTTTTCAACTTCAGCCATTGGCAGATATCCATTTTAATGAAGATTACGGCATTTATGATTGGTCTAAAGGTCAAGCCAGTAAATCGCTTTTGACCTATTTGGCCTTGATTGCGTTGTTTTTATTGGTATTGGGCTGTATCAATTTTATCAATTTGAATACCGCTCAGGCCACACAACGCGCCAAGGAAATCGGGATTAGAAAAACGCTGGGAAGTAGTCGCAAACAGTTGATAGGTCAATTTATGGGCGAGACGTTTTTATTGGTTTTAATAGCGTCACTGTTGTCTCTAGGACTTTCAAAATGGCTAATAACCATATTTTCAGATTTTGTACCAGACGGTTTAGAGTTTGAATTATTTAAGTCACCGCTAATTATCTTCGGAATTGTTTTACTGTTGGTGTTGGTCACGTTTCTTTCAGGGTTTTACCCAGCCTTGGTTTTATCGCGTTTCAATACAGTTTCCGTCTTAAAAAACCATTTAGCGATTGGCGAGAATAAAACGAAACTTCGAAAGTTTTTAACGGTGTTTCAATTTACAGTCGCCCAAGTGTTTATTATCGCCACGTTGCTCGTTGGTAAACAAATCAATTATTTGTTAAACAAGGATATGGGATTTAAAACTGAAGAGGTTGTTTCTGTGTTTCAACCACGCTCTGAGCAGGAATTATCGAAAAAGGAACGTTATGCTGAAGCCTTAAGTACAATCCCTGAAATTGAGAACATCAGTATTGGTGGCGTTCCTCCAGCATCAATGAATACAAATACAAGTATGGCGAATTATCGCGACGGTAAAAAGGAAATTAATGCAGAGTTGCAGTTTATATTTGGAGACAGAAGATACCTAGATGTTTTTGAATTGAAGTTGTTAGCTGGCCGCAATTACAGGAATGATACCATAAAAGAAATGGTAATCAACGACACTTATAGAAAAGTCTTAGGTTTCAAAACGCCAGAAGTTGCCATTGATAAAACAGTTGAAATCGATGAAGAACAAGTCACAATTGTTGGCGTCATGGCAGATTTTCATCAGCGTTCTCTAAAATCAGATATTAAGCCAATGGCATTAAGAGGCGATTGGTACAGACCAGATTGGAGTCAATTTCAGGCTGTTCATATAGCTTTTAAAAATACGTCTTCGGAAAATTTAAGCAGTACGCTATCTAAAATAGAGGAAGCCTATAAAACGGTGTATTCTGAAACTGATGATTACCGTATTGAATTTTTGGATGAGACGGTAGCACGTTTCTACAACCGAGAGCAAAAAGTATCAAAACTTCTCAATTGGGCAACAGGTCTTTCCATCTTAATAAGTTGCCTTGGACTTTTGGGTCTGGTCATTTACACCACCAATCGACGCGTAAAAGAAATAGGTGTGCGTAAAGTTTTGGGTGCATCGCTACTTCAAATTAATGCGCTGCTTTGTAAGGAGTTTTTGATATTGGTTGCCGTTGCTTTTATTGTCGCAACCCCGATAGCTTGGTATGGAATTCATAATTGGTTGCAGGATTTTGCTTATAAAACTAGCATCAGTGTCTGGATATTTCTGGCAGGTGGTATTGCAATGATTGGCTTCGCCTTATTGGTGATTAGCGCCAAAACCTTACAAGCGGCAAATGCAAATCCGGTGGATTCGTTGAGGTCTGAATAA
- a CDS encoding ABC transporter permease, which produces MIKNYLKIAWRNIFKYKLTAIINILGLALGLTSCLIILVFVDYELSFDEQHSYSNQTYRVVQQQDFPEDTYYFNTTPFPLADAIRTEIPKVERVTQIAGLTSETLSVENISGIKSVYEESDVLYADADFFKVFDGVKWLAGNKADATQDLNSVVLTERLAKKYFNQGALNYESIINSTILLNNEELLSVKGIVENPAGNSSYKFGMVLPYRLFKKRNEGFAGNWSATHIGTTFVVLGEPSKISKTELAINKMSKNYLDEIHAKRVSYKLQALIEIHTDSLYGSGPGGYIMPKKILMISATVAIFILLIAIANFINLVTAQSVLRSKEVGVLKALGSSRFKLVIRFVIENTMLVLLSLGLSFVLVHLSLLELNAFFSIISLDLVLGSNFVYMLIIAGLLTALIATVYPALVLSKINPIQALKSKELNSLKGVNTRKALITFQFIIVQVFVIAVIVVGLQMNYFNTKDVGFEKDSIVITPVPEFDKIDVFKNKLNAIADIESVSFGSGPPMGIDGLSLGTSFRLASENQENGMYSEMKIGDENYLNLYDLKLLAGRNFKTTKKTFDQFVVNEALIKTYNWTPQEAIGKQLTINEGEGTIVGVVSDYHNNALQYEITPSIIINWNSFQMNAFMKLSSANPGVIVDIENAWKSSFKKSFFEYGFLSEAIEREYAVQSMIYLGFKILSLLSICIGGLGLLGLMTFVLLSKSKEIAIRNVLGSSTSQIVMLLSKEYTTLILVAFVIAAPITYYLMFSWLKDFTYQIELSVWMFVTGGLFTFIIAFVACSFQSIKMALVKPIKYLRTE; this is translated from the coding sequence ATGATTAAAAACTATCTTAAAATCGCTTGGCGAAATATCTTTAAGTACAAATTGACTGCTATCATTAATATTTTGGGCTTAGCCTTAGGCTTGACCTCCTGCTTGATTATTTTGGTTTTTGTGGATTATGAATTGAGTTTCGACGAGCAGCATTCATATTCAAATCAAACTTATCGGGTGGTTCAGCAACAAGACTTTCCAGAGGACACTTATTATTTCAATACAACACCATTTCCACTTGCAGATGCCATTAGAACTGAAATTCCAAAGGTAGAACGTGTCACGCAGATTGCTGGTTTGACTTCGGAAACTTTGAGTGTTGAAAACATCTCAGGAATAAAGTCAGTTTACGAAGAATCTGATGTGCTTTATGCCGATGCTGATTTTTTCAAGGTTTTTGACGGCGTAAAATGGCTCGCTGGAAATAAGGCCGACGCTACTCAAGATTTAAATTCTGTTGTTCTTACCGAAAGGTTGGCAAAGAAATATTTTAATCAAGGAGCGTTAAACTATGAATCGATTATAAACAGTACCATACTATTAAATAACGAAGAATTACTATCGGTCAAAGGAATTGTAGAAAATCCAGCGGGAAATAGTAGCTATAAATTCGGTATGGTATTACCTTATAGGTTGTTCAAAAAACGAAATGAAGGATTTGCAGGCAATTGGTCTGCCACTCATATAGGCACGACTTTCGTAGTTCTTGGCGAACCGTCTAAAATCTCAAAAACTGAACTTGCAATTAACAAAATGAGCAAGAATTATTTGGATGAGATTCATGCAAAACGGGTTAGCTATAAACTTCAAGCTCTAATTGAAATACATACCGATTCACTTTACGGGAGCGGCCCTGGAGGCTACATAATGCCTAAGAAAATTTTAATGATTTCAGCAACCGTTGCAATATTCATTTTACTAATTGCTATTGCCAATTTTATAAATTTAGTTACCGCTCAATCTGTTTTAAGGTCTAAAGAAGTCGGAGTTTTAAAGGCACTGGGCAGCAGCCGTTTTAAATTGGTAATACGTTTCGTCATCGAGAATACCATGTTGGTCTTACTTTCACTCGGGCTTTCTTTTGTTTTGGTTCACCTAAGTCTGCTTGAACTAAACGCATTCTTTAGCATCATAAGTTTAGATTTGGTTTTGGGAAGCAATTTTGTCTACATGCTTATAATTGCAGGCCTACTTACCGCTTTAATTGCAACCGTTTATCCTGCGCTGGTGCTTTCAAAAATTAATCCAATACAGGCCCTGAAAAGTAAAGAACTGAATAGTTTAAAAGGAGTCAATACTCGAAAAGCTTTGATAACCTTTCAGTTTATTATTGTACAGGTTTTTGTAATTGCGGTTATTGTTGTTGGGTTGCAAATGAATTATTTCAATACTAAGGATGTTGGTTTTGAAAAGGATTCAATTGTTATTACGCCAGTTCCAGAATTTGATAAAATTGATGTTTTTAAAAATAAGTTGAATGCAATAGCTGACATTGAAAGCGTCTCTTTCGGTTCGGGTCCTCCCATGGGAATAGACGGATTATCCTTAGGAACATCGTTTCGTCTAGCATCAGAAAATCAAGAAAATGGAATGTATTCTGAAATGAAAATCGGCGATGAGAATTATTTAAACCTTTACGATTTAAAACTTTTAGCGGGCAGAAATTTTAAGACGACTAAAAAGACGTTTGATCAATTTGTGGTTAATGAGGCTTTAATAAAAACCTATAATTGGACGCCCCAAGAAGCTATTGGGAAACAACTCACTATCAATGAGGGCGAGGGAACAATTGTTGGCGTAGTTTCAGATTATCACAACAACGCCTTACAGTATGAAATCACACCTAGTATCATCATTAATTGGAATAGTTTTCAAATGAATGCTTTTATGAAACTCTCCAGCGCCAACCCAGGTGTTATAGTAGATATTGAAAACGCTTGGAAATCCAGTTTTAAAAAATCCTTTTTTGAGTACGGTTTTCTTTCCGAGGCCATAGAAAGAGAATATGCTGTTCAAAGTATGATTTATCTTGGGTTCAAAATACTGTCCTTACTCTCAATCTGTATTGGCGGTCTAGGTTTATTAGGTTTAATGACCTTTGTATTGTTATCAAAATCGAAGGAAATAGCTATAAGAAACGTTTTAGGTTCTTCAACTTCGCAAATTGTAATGCTCCTTTCGAAAGAGTACACAACACTTATTTTAGTTGCCTTTGTCATAGCAGCACCAATAACGTATTACTTAATGTTTTCTTGGCTCAAGGATTTTACATATCAAATTGAACTTTCGGTCTGGATGTTCGTAACTGGAGGTCTGTTTACATTTATAATAGCCTTTGTGGCTTGCAGTTTTCAGTCTATAAAAATGGCCTTGGTCAAACCGATAAAATATTTAAGAACAGAATAA